The sequence CGCCCAGGCGACGCATCTGCTGAGTGATGGTACCGCCGGACTGATGCTTCCATTCCCAAATTTTGTCAATGAAGGCGTCACGTCCTAACTCTTGGCGTGTTTGGTTTTGAGCGGCTAACTGACGCTCCACGACCATTTGTGTTGCAATGCCGGCGTGGTCTGAGCCCACCTGCCAGAGAGTGTTTTTACCATCCATACGCTGATAGCGAATGAGCGTGTCCATAATGGTGTGCTGGAATGCGTGCCCCATGTGCAGACTGCCCGTAACATTGGGTGGGGGAATCATAATGGAGTAAGAGTCGCCTTGACCGCTTGGTTTAAAGTACCCTTTTTCTTCCCATTGTTGGTAAAGGTTTTGCTCTATGTCTGCGGGGGAATATGTTTTATCCATAATGACCTTACTTCTGTTCGGATATCAGGGGTACGGTGTGCATTTGGCAACCGCGAGCCCGGTAATGTTTGTAACGTTCTCTGGCAACTGCTTTGCCATCATCTGAAGCAGGCACAATGTCATACAGTTGCTGACTTTGCTGTGCCTGTACAGGTACTTCATTGGCTAAGTTGAATAGCGCGTAGCCTGGTCGTGTTGATCCAGGCTCGCTCTGCGGCCAGCCAATTTCCACCGGTGAGCCGGTCGCGGCGCCTTCACCTACTAGATTATGAGGAATAAAGGCATCTGCAGGCCGCTGCCATAATAACTCATCTAACGCTTCAGCCTGAGCCTGGTTTTGAGCCCAGACCCGTAGCCGTTTATGTTTTCTGTAAAGTTCAGCGATCTTATCGCAAATTAACGCAGTTTGCTCATCCTCTGACGCTTCCGGCATCAGAAAAAACGTAGCTGAGGGCATATTATTCGACCGCCTCGTTCGAGCATCGGTTAATTAAGAACTGGGTCAATAACGGCACCGGGCGCCCGGTAGAACCTTTTTCTTTGCCGCCTTGCCAAGCTGTGCCGGCGATATCCATGTGCGCCCAGTTGTACTTTTTGGTGAAGCGAGACAAGAAGCAGGCCGCTGTTATTGTGCCTGCCTCACGACCACCAATGTTGGCCATATCAGCAAATGGGCTGTCGAGCATCGGCTGATATTCGTCCCATAACGGCATCCGCCATGCTTTATCGCCACTTTGCTGGGCGGCATTCAGAATTTCGTGAGCAAGCGGGTTGTGTTGACTCAGTACCGCTGAAGCGTGACTTCCCAGAGCAATAACGCAGGCACCGGTGAGTGTCGCCAAATCAATAACTGAGTCGGGCTCGAAACGCTCTACGTAGGTGAGTGTATCGCATAGTACCAGACGACCTTCTGCGTCAGTATTCAGGACTTCTACCGTTTGCCCACTCATCGTGGTTAGAATGTCACCCGGGCGATACGCTTTGCCGTCGGGCATATTTTCACAGCCGGCGACAGCGCCAATGACATTTACTGGAAGCTGCAATTCAGCCAGTGCCTGCATCGCGCCTAATACACCGGCGGCACCGCCCATGTCGTACTTCATCTCATCCATATTGGCGGATGGTTTTATTGAAATACCGCCGGAGTCAAATGTTAGACCTTTACCGACCAATACGATTGGTGCTTGATCATCAGGAGCGCCTTTATAATGCATTAAAGTGAGCACTGATTCATGTTCTGAACCTCTGCCAACCGCTAAGTAGGCGTTCATGCCCAGCTTTTCCATCTCAGCTTCTTCAACCGTTGTGATGCTTAAATTATCGTAGTTTTCGGCCATTGCTTTGGCTTGCTCAGCGAGATAGCGGGGCGTACAAATGTTCGGTGGCATGTTAGCAACGTTACGGCACACGTCCATACCAGTAGAGACGGCCAGACCGTGCTGCACGGCTTGCTCACC comes from Idiomarina sp. X4 and encodes:
- the pepA gene encoding leucyl aminopeptidase, which translates into the protein MEFSVKSGNPEKQRSACIVVGVFEPRRLSGVAEQLDKVSDGYLSNLLRRGDLEGKSGQVLLLHHVPNILAERVLLVGCGKERELDERQYRQIIARTINTLNETGSMEAVCFLSELHVKGRDTYWKVRQAVEAARGALYNFNELKSKKEEPRRPLRKLVFNVPSRKELTLGEQAVQHGLAVSTGMDVCRNVANMPPNICTPRYLAEQAKAMAENYDNLSITTVEEAEMEKLGMNAYLAVGRGSEHESVLTLMHYKGAPDDQAPIVLVGKGLTFDSGGISIKPSANMDEMKYDMGGAAGVLGAMQALAELQLPVNVIGAVAGCENMPDGKAYRPGDILTTMSGQTVEVLNTDAEGRLVLCDTLTYVERFEPDSVIDLATLTGACVIALGSHASAVLSQHNPLAHEILNAAQQSGDKAWRMPLWDEYQPMLDSPFADMANIGGREAGTITAACFLSRFTKKYNWAHMDIAGTAWQGGKEKGSTGRPVPLLTQFLINRCSNEAVE
- a CDS encoding DNA polymerase III subunit chi gives rise to the protein MPSATFFLMPEASEDEQTALICDKIAELYRKHKRLRVWAQNQAQAEALDELLWQRPADAFIPHNLVGEGAATGSPVEIGWPQSEPGSTRPGYALFNLANEVPVQAQQSQQLYDIVPASDDGKAVARERYKHYRARGCQMHTVPLISEQK